A window from Desulfobaccales bacterium encodes these proteins:
- the fabD gene encoding ACP S-malonyltransferase has translation MSQIAFLFPGQGSQYVGMGQDLFNADPEAQQLFELAEATTGLPLRKLCFTGPMEELTLTVNLQPAVTAVNLCLYRALAKAKVTPAAVCGHSLGEYSALFAAGVLSAGDTLAAVRERGRLMHREAQKYPGAMVAIIGLTPEKVKGLVHPFTKEGPIALANFNTPVQTVISGAPEIVARAGNAAKAEGAKVIPLKVSGAWHSPLMMGANADFGAFMDTLNFQAPQFPLYINATAAPETNPKILRASMGAQLTSPVRWAELIVNLKAAGIDTWVEVGPKNVLTGLVRKILPDEPKESFYNVENRESLEKFLAAVQG, from the coding sequence ATGTCCCAGATCGCATTTTTGTTTCCCGGACAGGGCTCGCAGTACGTGGGCATGGGCCAGGACCTGTTTAACGCCGACCCCGAGGCCCAGCAGTTGTTCGAATTGGCCGAGGCCACCACCGGCCTGCCCTTACGAAAACTTTGCTTCACCGGTCCCATGGAAGAACTTACCTTGACGGTGAATCTGCAACCCGCAGTCACCGCGGTCAACCTCTGTCTCTACCGGGCTTTGGCCAAAGCCAAAGTTACGCCTGCCGCGGTGTGCGGCCACAGTTTAGGAGAATACAGCGCCCTGTTTGCCGCGGGCGTGCTTTCCGCCGGCGACACCCTGGCGGCAGTGCGCGAACGCGGCCGCCTCATGCACCGCGAGGCCCAAAAATATCCCGGCGCTATGGTTGCAATTATTGGCCTCACCCCGGAGAAGGTGAAGGGGCTGGTGCATCCTTTTACCAAAGAAGGCCCCATCGCCCTGGCCAACTTCAATACGCCGGTGCAGACGGTAATTTCCGGTGCTCCCGAGATTGTGGCCCGGGCCGGGAATGCGGCCAAGGCTGAAGGGGCCAAAGTCATCCCCTTAAAGGTCTCCGGGGCCTGGCACTCTCCTTTAATGATGGGAGCCAACGCCGATTTCGGGGCGTTTATGGACACCTTGAATTTTCAGGCGCCGCAGTTCCCCCTCTACATCAATGCCACCGCGGCCCCGGAGACGAACCCCAAGATTTTGCGGGCCTCCATGGGCGCACAGCTCACCTCCCCGGTACGTTGGGCCGAACTCATCGTCAACCTCAAGGCCGCGGGCATCGACACCTGGGTGGAGGTGGGGCCCAAAAACGTGCTTACCGGCCTGGTGCGCAAGATCCTGCCGGACGAGCCCAAAGAGAGTTTTTATAACGTGGAAAACCGGGAGAGTCTGGAGAAGTTTCTGGCGGCGGTGCAGGGCTGA
- a CDS encoding L,D-transpeptidase family protein, protein MRTMVRCLLFALIVLMAQPVLAAGPYNIRFPASPGGCDPNAVTVVGSIQHYRIKKGDDLLDLARHYGLGYSEIGVMYRQWDPFLPPVGAEMTIPTMWIVPNNHGNQIIVNTGAMRLYYFINNNTQVYTFPIGMGVLDFKTPQGKFRVIEKKVNPTWHIPKNLQKKYEMAAMPPGPDNPLGEYKLTLSWGDYGIHGTAMPLGVGRMVSHGCTRMYPEHIKKLFPMVPMGASVEYVYEPALIGFRQGRIYLSVHEDVYFKIPSMILHVLNMIEQRGLADQVDMRKVMQTVEEHYGNPVDITKQGAGGLALNVSNE, encoded by the coding sequence ATGCGCACAATGGTCCGATGCCTCCTGTTCGCGTTAATCGTGCTCATGGCCCAACCCGTGCTGGCGGCAGGCCCTTACAACATCCGGTTCCCGGCCTCCCCCGGAGGCTGTGACCCCAATGCCGTCACCGTAGTGGGCAGCATCCAGCACTACCGCATCAAGAAAGGCGACGACCTTCTGGATCTGGCCCGTCACTATGGCCTGGGTTATTCGGAGATCGGGGTTATGTACCGCCAGTGGGATCCGTTCTTGCCTCCAGTGGGGGCGGAAATGACCATCCCCACCATGTGGATCGTGCCCAATAACCATGGCAACCAGATCATTGTCAACACCGGCGCCATGCGTCTTTACTATTTTATCAACAACAACACCCAGGTTTATACCTTCCCCATCGGCATGGGTGTCCTGGATTTCAAGACTCCCCAGGGAAAATTCCGGGTGATTGAGAAAAAAGTTAATCCCACCTGGCATATCCCTAAAAATTTGCAAAAGAAATATGAAATGGCGGCAATGCCCCCGGGGCCGGATAACCCGCTGGGCGAATACAAGCTAACCCTATCCTGGGGCGATTACGGCATTCACGGCACTGCCATGCCCTTGGGGGTGGGGCGCATGGTGAGCCACGGCTGCACCCGGATGTACCCTGAGCACATTAAGAAGCTCTTCCCTATGGTGCCCATGGGAGCCTCGGTCGAATATGTCTATGAACCGGCTTTGATTGGCTTCCGCCAGGGCCGCATTTACCTGTCGGTGCATGAAGACGTGTACTTCAAAATCCCTTCCATGATCCTTCACGTTCTGAATATGATAGAGCAGCGCGGCCTGGCCGATCAAGTTGATATGCGTAAGGTGATGCAGACGGTGGAAGAGCACTACGGTAATCCAGTGGATATCACCAAGCAAGGGGCCGGGGGCCTGGCCCTTAACGTTTCTAACGAATAG
- a CDS encoding thiazole synthase, whose product MQNDSLIIAGRRFRSRLMVGTGKFPSAAALQAALAASGAEIVTVALRRVDLGQPETDSILSVLDPEKYLILPNTSGARTADEAVRLAKMARAMGLPAWVKLELTPEPKYLLPDPVETLKAAELLIKSGFVVLPYIQADPVLAKRLEELGTATVMPLGAPIGSNRGVRTRDMIRIIIEQATVPVVVDAGLGAPSHAAEAMEMGADAVLVNTALADAQNHAAMAKAFAMGVEAGRLAFLSGLGPEREVAAASSPLTGFLV is encoded by the coding sequence ATGCAGAACGACTCGCTAATCATCGCCGGACGCCGGTTCCGCTCCCGCCTTATGGTGGGCACAGGAAAGTTCCCCTCCGCCGCGGCGCTTCAAGCCGCCCTGGCCGCCTCTGGCGCGGAAATCGTCACGGTGGCCTTGCGCCGGGTGGATTTGGGCCAGCCGGAAACCGACAGCATCCTTTCGGTGTTGGACCCCGAAAAATACCTGATTCTCCCTAACACCTCGGGAGCCCGAACCGCGGATGAGGCCGTGCGCCTGGCCAAAATGGCCCGGGCCATGGGTCTCCCAGCCTGGGTGAAGCTGGAACTCACTCCCGAGCCCAAGTATCTGCTGCCGGACCCGGTGGAAACCCTGAAGGCCGCCGAACTGCTGATTAAGTCTGGCTTTGTGGTCTTGCCTTACATCCAGGCCGATCCCGTTCTGGCCAAGCGCCTGGAAGAACTGGGCACCGCCACGGTCATGCCCCTGGGCGCGCCCATCGGCAGCAACCGGGGGGTCAGGACCCGGGACATGATCCGCATCATCATTGAGCAGGCCACGGTGCCGGTGGTGGTGGACGCAGGCCTGGGCGCCCCCTCGCACGCCGCGGAGGCCATGGAAATGGGCGCGGACGCGGTCCTGGTGAACACCGCCCTGGCCGACGCCCAGAATCACGCCGCCATGGCCAAGGCCTTTGCCATGGGCGTAGAGGCCGGCCGCCTGGCCTTTCTCTCCGGCCTGGGCCCGGAGCGGGAAGTTGCCGCCGCGTCTTCGCCGTTGACGGGGTTTTTGGTGTAA
- a CDS encoding BrnT family toxin has translation MKFEWDPDKAATNEKKHGVTFLEAATIFGDPLAITFVDPDHSVNEQRFLSFGLSRFGRLLIVSHTDREGRIRIISARVMTRQEVKIYEEG, from the coding sequence ATGAAATTTGAATGGGACCCTGATAAAGCTGCAACTAATGAAAAAAAGCACGGTGTCACCTTCCTTGAGGCAGCGACGATTTTCGGGGACCCACTGGCGATAACCTTTGTTGATCCGGATCATTCTGTGAACGAACAACGATTCCTCAGCTTCGGCCTTTCCAGGTTTGGCCGGTTGCTCATCGTTTCCCATACCGATCGTGAGGGTCGGATTAGAATTATTAGTGCGCGGGTTATGACTCGCCAAGAGGTAAAAATCTATGAAGAAGGATAA
- the thiE gene encoding thiamine phosphate synthase, with translation MDLARRLTAFMQADLYVVITEAFCAGRNSLEVLDKVLAAGVGIVQLREKDMAGRPLYELAVEFRRRTQAAGALLIIDDRTDIALAAGADGVHLGQADLPVTAAQEIAPELIIGASSHSLAEALAAENAGAGYVNIGPVFSTPTKPAAVPLGVEALKRIAPHLKIPWSTMGGINQGNIGQVVAQGARHPAVMSAVTAAKDVTAAAAALRKAIISRAIDR, from the coding sequence ATGGACCTGGCCCGGCGTTTAACCGCGTTTATGCAAGCTGACCTCTATGTGGTCATCACCGAAGCCTTTTGCGCCGGTCGAAACTCATTGGAAGTGTTGGATAAAGTCCTGGCCGCCGGAGTGGGAATCGTGCAGTTGCGGGAAAAGGACATGGCAGGCCGCCCCCTTTATGAGTTGGCAGTGGAATTCCGCCGGCGAACTCAGGCCGCCGGGGCTTTGTTGATCATCGACGACCGGACGGACATCGCCCTGGCCGCAGGCGCCGATGGGGTCCACCTGGGCCAGGCGGACCTGCCCGTGACCGCGGCCCAAGAGATCGCCCCGGAGCTGATTATCGGCGCCTCCAGCCATTCCCTGGCAGAGGCCCTGGCAGCCGAAAACGCTGGGGCCGGATACGTCAATATCGGCCCGGTTTTCTCCACCCCCACCAAGCCTGCCGCCGTCCCTCTGGGGGTTGAGGCTCTGAAACGCATCGCGCCGCATCTTAAGATTCCCTGGAGTACCATGGGCGGCATCAATCAGGGAAATATCGGCCAGGTAGTGGCCCAGGGGGCCCGGCATCCTGCAGTGATGAGCGCGGTCACCGCGGCCAAAGACGTCACCGCCGCGGCGGCGGCCCTCAGAAAGGCAATTATATCAAGGGCGATTGACCGCTGA
- the thiS gene encoding sulfur carrier protein ThiS yields the protein MIVTINGQDREVAAATVLSLLAELDLHPQGTIVERNREIVDREAYGETHLSEGDVLELVRLVGGG from the coding sequence ATGATAGTAACCATCAACGGCCAGGACCGGGAGGTGGCGGCGGCCACGGTGTTAAGCCTCCTTGCGGAACTGGACCTCCACCCCCAGGGGACCATAGTGGAGCGCAACCGGGAGATCGTGGACCGGGAGGCCTACGGGGAAACCCATCTGTCCGAAGGTGACGTTCTGGAACTGGTGCGCCTGGTGGGAGGCGGTTGA
- the mtnA gene encoding S-methyl-5-thioribose-1-phosphate isomerase: MIPYCSICWDIDKVKLLDQRRLPAEELYLEITDYHDVIEAIRTLAIRGAPAIGVAAAMGAALGALALETQDQVEFQARFQKICQEIAQARPTAVNLFWALDRVQRLAQAHANESVAALKDRLVNEAQTMLSEDETTNRHMAQAGHVLIHNGHRVLTHCNTGALATGAYGTALGVLRAAWEAGKRFSVWVDETRPLLQGARLTTWELGKLGIPYTLIPDGAAATLMHQGKVDLVILGADRIAANGDTANKIGTYSVAVLAHHHGIPFYVAAPLSTFDFSIPDGNHIPVEERAAEEVTHLWGQAVAPLGAPALNLAFDVTPNDLIAGIVTEKGIMEPPFTSSLKPYRHTQE, encoded by the coding sequence ATGATCCCCTATTGCAGCATCTGTTGGGACATCGACAAAGTGAAGCTCCTCGACCAGCGGCGTCTGCCCGCGGAAGAGCTCTATCTGGAAATCACCGATTACCACGACGTCATCGAGGCCATCCGCACTTTGGCGATTCGGGGCGCGCCCGCCATCGGCGTGGCCGCGGCCATGGGCGCGGCGTTGGGGGCCTTGGCCTTAGAGACTCAGGACCAAGTAGAGTTCCAGGCGCGCTTTCAGAAAATCTGCCAGGAAATTGCCCAGGCCAGGCCCACCGCGGTGAACCTGTTTTGGGCCCTGGACCGCGTCCAGCGCCTGGCCCAGGCCCACGCCAATGAGTCCGTCGCGGCGCTCAAAGACCGCCTCGTGAATGAGGCCCAGACCATGCTGTCCGAAGACGAAACCACCAACCGGCACATGGCTCAGGCAGGGCACGTCTTGATCCACAACGGTCACCGGGTCCTCACCCACTGCAACACCGGGGCCCTGGCCACCGGGGCCTACGGCACCGCCCTGGGGGTGCTGCGGGCGGCCTGGGAGGCTGGCAAGCGCTTTTCGGTGTGGGTGGATGAAACCCGGCCACTCCTCCAGGGGGCTCGGCTCACCACCTGGGAGTTAGGCAAGCTGGGGATTCCCTACACCCTCATTCCCGACGGGGCCGCGGCCACGCTGATGCATCAGGGTAAAGTAGACCTGGTCATTCTGGGGGCGGACCGCATCGCTGCCAACGGGGACACCGCTAACAAGATCGGCACGTATAGCGTGGCGGTCCTGGCCCACCACCACGGCATCCCTTTTTACGTGGCGGCGCCCTTGTCCACCTTTGATTTCTCGATTCCCGACGGCAACCATATCCCGGTGGAAGAGCGCGCCGCAGAAGAGGTGACCCATCTTTGGGGGCAGGCCGTGGCGCCATTGGGAGCCCCGGCCTTGAACCTGGCCTTTGACGTTACCCCCAACGACTTGATTGCCGGCATCGTCACGGAAAAAGGCATCATGGAACCGCCCTTTACTTCCAGTTTGAAGCCTTATCGACACACCCAGGAGTAA
- the gatB gene encoding Asp-tRNA(Asn)/Glu-tRNA(Gln) amidotransferase subunit GatB produces MLKEKNVEFEAVIGLEVHAHLLTHSKIFCGCATSFGAPPNTHVCEVCLGMPGSLPVLNEKAVEFALKMALATDCRVNPESVFARKNYFYPDLPKGYQISQYELPLAEHGFLDIKVEGQPRRLGITRIHMEEDAGKLIHSESRPVSFVDFNRTGVPLIEIVSEPDMRTPDEAVEYLKGLRNILLYLEICDGNMEEGSLRCDANISLRPVGQTELGTKTELKNMNSFRFVKAALEYEIKRQRALLAAGREIVQETRLWDTAANQTVSMRGKEEAHDYRYFPDPDLVPIKISQELIDRLTKQLPELPAARLKRFQADYDLPEYDAEVLTADKALADYFEAGVREFPRPKQVSNWIMCEVLRELKKEEAGIAAIKVTPAALGQLLKLLEAGTISGKLAKTVFEDMVATGRDPEVIVQEKGLTQISDTGALETAAQEIIDAHPQEVANYKAGKTKVMGFFVGQLMKKTKGQANPQLANEIFQRLLG; encoded by the coding sequence ATCTTAAAGGAGAAGAACGTGGAATTTGAAGCCGTCATCGGGTTGGAAGTCCACGCCCATCTGCTCACGCATAGCAAGATCTTCTGCGGCTGCGCCACCTCCTTTGGGGCCCCGCCCAACACCCACGTGTGCGAGGTCTGCCTGGGGATGCCCGGCAGCCTGCCGGTCTTAAACGAAAAGGCCGTGGAATTCGCCCTAAAAATGGCGCTGGCTACCGACTGCCGGGTCAATCCGGAGTCGGTCTTCGCCCGAAAAAATTACTTCTATCCCGATCTGCCCAAGGGCTACCAGATTTCCCAATATGAGCTGCCCCTGGCCGAGCACGGCTTTCTGGATATTAAAGTCGAAGGCCAACCCCGGCGCCTGGGCATCACCCGCATCCACATGGAAGAAGATGCGGGCAAACTTATCCACAGCGAATCCCGCCCGGTGAGCTTCGTGGATTTTAACCGCACCGGGGTGCCCTTGATCGAAATCGTCAGCGAGCCGGACATGCGCACCCCTGACGAGGCGGTGGAGTACCTCAAGGGCTTGCGAAATATCCTCCTCTACCTGGAGATTTGCGACGGCAACATGGAGGAAGGCTCGCTTAGGTGCGACGCCAATATCTCTTTGCGTCCGGTAGGGCAAACCGAACTCGGCACCAAAACCGAACTGAAGAACATGAACTCCTTCCGGTTCGTCAAAGCGGCCCTGGAATATGAAATCAAGCGGCAGCGGGCGCTGTTGGCCGCGGGTCGGGAAATCGTCCAGGAGACCCGCCTGTGGGATACGGCCGCCAATCAGACGGTGTCCATGCGGGGTAAGGAAGAGGCCCACGACTATCGCTACTTTCCTGACCCGGACCTGGTGCCCATCAAAATTTCTCAGGAGTTGATTGACCGCCTTACAAAACAACTGCCGGAATTGCCGGCGGCGCGCCTGAAGCGCTTTCAAGCGGATTATGACCTGCCCGAATACGATGCCGAGGTTCTGACTGCGGACAAAGCCCTGGCCGACTACTTCGAGGCCGGAGTCCGGGAGTTCCCTCGGCCCAAGCAGGTGAGCAACTGGATTATGTGCGAAGTCCTGCGAGAATTAAAAAAAGAAGAAGCGGGGATTGCCGCAATAAAGGTTACGCCCGCGGCCTTGGGGCAATTGTTGAAGTTGCTTGAAGCCGGTACTATCAGCGGCAAGCTGGCCAAAACCGTGTTCGAGGACATGGTGGCCACCGGCCGCGACCCCGAGGTCATCGTCCAAGAAAAAGGCCTTACCCAAATCAGCGACACCGGAGCGCTGGAGACAGCGGCTCAGGAGATTATCGACGCCCACCCCCAGGAAGTGGCCAACTACAAGGCAGGCAAGACCAAGGTCATGGGCTTTTTCGTTGGCCAACTGATGAAAAAAACCAAGGGTCAGGCCAACCCGCAATTAGCTAATGAAATTTTTCAGCGGCTTTTAGGTTAA
- a CDS encoding HesA/MoeB/ThiF family protein: MRTEARADFSSQETVRYSRNTLLDQVGWEGQARWRASRVMVVGAGGIGSAALLYLAAAGVGRLGLVDGDAVEESNLQRQILYRSADLGRQKVAVAEAALTALNPHCRVETFDQRLNPANVKEVLHGFEVVLDASDNFPTRFLLAECCWRDGIPLVSAAATGWYGKLLVALPGAENPCYRCLVPEMPSAEAVPSSSESGILGAVAGTMGCLQAVEALKLLLGRESNLTRRLLAYDGLAGRFQSLARIKRPDCPLCGQGK, encoded by the coding sequence ATGAGGACCGAAGCGCGGGCGGACTTTTCCTCCCAGGAAACCGTACGCTATTCCCGGAACACCCTCCTGGACCAAGTGGGTTGGGAAGGACAGGCCCGCTGGCGAGCCAGCCGAGTTATGGTGGTGGGGGCTGGAGGCATCGGTTCTGCCGCGCTGTTGTATCTCGCGGCGGCGGGAGTAGGGCGCCTGGGCCTGGTGGACGGCGACGCGGTGGAGGAGTCCAACCTCCAGCGCCAGATTCTCTACCGGTCGGCCGACTTAGGCAGGCAGAAGGTGGCCGTGGCGGAAGCAGCGCTGACGGCCCTGAACCCCCATTGCCGGGTAGAAACTTTTGACCAGCGCCTCAACCCGGCCAACGTTAAGGAAGTGTTGCACGGCTTTGAGGTGGTGTTGGACGCCAGCGACAACTTTCCCACCCGTTTCCTCCTGGCGGAGTGCTGCTGGCGGGACGGTATTCCCCTGGTGTCAGCCGCGGCCACGGGGTGGTATGGGAAGCTCCTGGTAGCTCTGCCCGGGGCGGAGAATCCCTGTTACCGCTGTCTGGTGCCGGAGATGCCCTCGGCGGAGGCGGTGCCCTCCTCCAGCGAGTCGGGCATCCTGGGCGCAGTGGCCGGCACCATGGGCTGCCTGCAGGCGGTGGAAGCCTTGAAACTGCTCTTGGGCCGGGAATCAAACCTGACCCGTCGGCTCCTGGCCTATGATGGGCTGGCGGGAAGATTTCAATCCCTGGCCCGGATTAAACGGCCGGACTGTCCGCTGTGCGGTCAGGGAAAGTAA
- the thiH gene encoding 2-iminoacetate synthase ThiH → MQIASKTSPFGKILDDWPEARLREVMDRAGPGDVKRALGREQLFPEDLAALLSPAAVPFLEDLAQAAHRLTRQHFGRTIGLYAPIYLSNICHSDCLYCGYALHSGSVGDRRTLTPAEIRGECESLAGHGFQNILLLTGEAPKVAPASYLAQAVAIAREYFVSVAVEVYALDEADYHLLVDKGLEGVTLYMETYHRETYAAVHPRGRKRDYDYRLEAVARAGRAGVRKLSIGALLGLYHWWADGFWMGLHARQLQKECWQSAISVSFPRLRHVPERYQVEHLPTDRELVQLMLALRIFLPEVGFNLSTRESSRLRDSLMPLGVTMMSAGSSTRPGGYAHLNDDAALEQFEIEDRRSPAEVVAAIRRAGYDPVWKDFDRAFVE, encoded by the coding sequence ATGCAGATAGCATCAAAAACATCCCCCTTCGGCAAAATCTTAGATGACTGGCCGGAGGCGCGGTTGCGGGAGGTCATGGACCGGGCCGGGCCGGGAGACGTCAAGCGAGCCCTGGGCCGGGAGCAGTTGTTTCCGGAGGATTTGGCGGCTTTGCTGTCGCCTGCCGCGGTCCCGTTCCTGGAGGACCTGGCCCAGGCGGCGCACCGCCTCACCCGGCAGCACTTCGGACGGACCATCGGGTTGTATGCCCCTATTTACCTATCCAATATCTGCCACTCCGACTGCCTTTACTGCGGCTACGCCCTGCACTCCGGGAGCGTCGGCGACCGGCGCACCCTGACGCCGGCGGAAATCCGGGGTGAATGCGAGAGCCTGGCCGGCCATGGTTTTCAGAACATCCTCTTGCTTACCGGCGAGGCCCCGAAAGTGGCGCCGGCTTCGTACCTGGCCCAGGCCGTGGCCATCGCCCGGGAGTACTTCGTCTCCGTGGCCGTGGAGGTCTACGCCCTGGATGAGGCGGACTACCATCTGCTGGTGGATAAGGGCCTGGAAGGGGTCACCCTTTACATGGAGACCTACCACCGGGAGACCTACGCCGCAGTGCACCCCCGGGGCCGTAAGCGGGATTACGACTACCGCCTTGAGGCCGTGGCACGGGCCGGCCGGGCCGGGGTCCGAAAACTCAGTATCGGGGCGCTCTTGGGCCTCTACCACTGGTGGGCGGACGGTTTCTGGATGGGCCTGCATGCCCGCCAGCTTCAAAAGGAGTGTTGGCAGAGCGCCATCTCCGTCTCCTTTCCGCGCCTGCGCCATGTGCCCGAACGCTACCAGGTGGAGCATCTGCCCACTGACCGGGAGTTGGTGCAATTGATGCTGGCCCTGCGGATTTTTCTGCCGGAAGTGGGCTTCAATCTCTCCACCCGGGAAAGTTCCCGTCTTCGGGACAGCTTGATGCCCTTGGGCGTGACCATGATGAGCGCCGGCTCCTCCACCCGGCCCGGCGGTTATGCCCACTTAAACGATGACGCCGCGCTGGAGCAGTTTGAGATTGAGGATCGCCGCAGCCCGGCCGAGGTGGTGGCGGCCATCCGGCGGGCCGGCTACGACCCGGTATGGAAGGATTTTGACCGGGCCTTTGTGGAGTAA